One window of Trifolium pratense cultivar HEN17-A07 linkage group LG5, ARS_RC_1.1, whole genome shotgun sequence genomic DNA carries:
- the LOC123885875 gene encoding polypyrimidine tract-binding protein homolog 1-like → MLPVNHSAIEGAAQPVIGPDGKRRETESNVLLASIENMQYAVTVEVINTVFSAFGTVQKIAMFEKNGQTQALIQYPDVTTAAAAREALEGHCIYDGSYCKFHLSYSRHTDLNVKAFSDKSRDYTVPQVPVTSWQNPQAAPMYPTSSPGFQTQVPGGQGPSWDLTQHAVRPGYVPVPGAYPVQNGAYPTMPAYASAAMPTASWPLAQRSHPGVPPNVNLQPSGGSTSGPGSSPHMQTSFGAQGLVRPGVQPNARPGGDSPSGQHYYG, encoded by the exons ATGCTTCCTGTCAATCATAGTGCTATTGAGGGGGCAGCACAG CCAGTTATTGGTCCCGATGGAAAGAGGAGAGAAACGGAGAGCAATGTACTTTTGGCTTCCATTGAAAATATGCAGTATGCTGTTACTGTTGAGGTCATCAACACG GTTTTTTCTGCATTTGGTACTGTCCAGAAAATTGCCATGTTCGAAAAGAATGGTCAAACTCAGGCACTAATTCAGTACCCAG aTGTTACGACGGCAGCAGCTGCTAGAGAAGCTTTAGAGGGGCATTGCATATATGATGGTAGCTATTGTAAGTTTCATCTATCATACTCTCGTCATACTGATCTCAATGTAAAG GCTTTCAGTGACAAAAGTAGAGACTATACAGTACCACAAGTTCCTGTAACATCTTGGCAAAATCCTCAGGCTGCACCTATGTACCCAACCAGTTCCCCTGGTTTTCAGACTCAAGTTCCTGGAGGACAAGGGCCATCATGGGATCTAACTCAGCATGCAGTTAGACCGGGTTATGTACCTGTTCCCGGTGCTTATCCTGTTCAAAATGGTGCATATCCTACTATGCCCGCCTACGCGTCCGCAGCTATGCCTACCGCTTCCTGGCCTCTTGCTCAAAGATCCCATCCCGGGGTTCCACCCAATGTAAATTTACAGCCTAGTGGTGGTTCAACTTCCGGTCCTGGTTCCTCGCCTCACATGCAAACCAGCTTTGGTGCTCAAGGATTGGTTCGGCCTGGGGTGCAGCCAAATGCGAGACCTGGTGGTGATTCACCTTCAGGTCAGCATTATTATGGTTAG